One Polaribacter reichenbachii genomic window, AATTTTTAGCGTGTGCAATTCTTCGAACTTTTAAATACGCTTCATCAATTAAATTTTCGGTTTTATTAAAAAGTTCTTTTTGATCTATTTTCTTCTTTTCTCTATTAATTTTTAAGTTCTCGAAATGTAATTTTAAAGTAGCCAAAACAGAACCTAAATTGTCATGCAAATCTTCAGCAATTCGTTTGCGTTCTTTTTCTTGGCCATCTACCATTGCATTTATGGTAGTTATTTCTTGTTCTTTTAAAAGGGTTAGGTTTTTTATAGTTTCTAGTTCTTTTTGTTGCTCTGCTAGTTTTCTTTTTCTTTTGGAGTTTTTTAGTGATAAGGTTGCAATAATACTTATCAAAATAAGTGTTGATATTGTTGCTACTAAAAGGCCTAAATTTTGTTTTCTTTTGGCGTCTAACTCTAAAATTTCTTTTTCTTTTTCAACTGTTTTATTCTTTACTTCTAAAGAAGAAATTAAATTATTTTGATTTTTAAAATTTAAAGAAAGACTATTTTGAAAAGCTAATTTCATAGCATTAAAAGCAGAATCTTTTTTGTTTAAGCCATTATACATTTCGCTTATGTATAAATTATAAACAAATTTATTTCTTATTGGTGTTATTTTGCTTTCAAATATTTTAGCTTTATTTAAGTAATTAATTGCTTCATTGTAATTTTTGTTTTCTGTTAACTTTCGAGCAATTTCTTTAAAATTTTCATACTTATATTTATTAAAAAAAATATGATTCTTAGCTTTTAATAATTTGAGTTCATATTTTAAATTTTGTAATGCAAGTTGCGAATCATTAAAAGAATAAATAAGTGCTTTTAAATGATAATATTCGATATTTAAATTATTATTTTTTTTAAATAGATTAATTAAACTGTCTAATTTTTTAAAATTGCTTAGGCTTATTTCTGTTCTTTTGTCAAATTTAGATTTTTGATCTGTTTTTAATAAACCAATTTCATTTAAGTATATTTTGTAGGTATAGTATTTAAAAAGATATACATTGTTATTCTGACTTAAAGTAAATAACTGATGTAAATATTTTTCAATATTTACATCATTATTA contains:
- a CDS encoding sensor histidine kinase; translated protein: MSYNIFYFLVLLNIAFYTQEKNEILVDKVIINNILQDLQQFKINKSYKEINSIKNVTLRNKVSLYFEIKKSNGFQQHNVNDRLQHIVLKNRDENLTLLIDLLILTENEISYNNDRLKAFDFAYKGLEISKKLKNQFLQREFLILILKIYKNGIVNNDVNIEKYLHQLFTLSQNNNVYLFKYYTYKIYLNEIGLLKTDQKSKFDKRTEISLSNFKKLDSLINLFKKNNNLNIEYYHLKALIYSFNDSQLALQNLKYELKLLKAKNHIFFNKYKYENFKEIARKLTENKNYNEAINYLNKAKIFESKITPIRNKFVYNLYISEMYNGLNKKDSAFNAMKLAFQNSLSLNFKNQNNLISSLEVKNKTVEKEKEILELDAKRKQNLGLLVATISTLILISIIATLSLKNSKRKRKLAEQQKELETIKNLTLLKEQEITTINAMVDGQEKERKRIAEDLHDNLGSVLATLKLHFENLKINREKKKIDQKELFNKTENLIDEAYLKVRRIAHAKNSGVIANQGLLLALQMMAEKISSADKIQIEVIHFGLDKRLENTLEITLFRIIQELVTNIIKHADAKNATINISLYDKNLNIIIEDDGKGFDIKKVNLNNGMGISSIKTRVEHLNGTFKVDATLGKGSSIIIDIPIS